From Scomber scombrus chromosome 9, fScoSco1.1, whole genome shotgun sequence, one genomic window encodes:
- the LOC133985516 gene encoding uncharacterized protein LOC133985516, translating into MKPVSYQSMPSSVSGGHPHFALDRVLSTSNVMCCEKCGFASTDSVAFKKHMIEHIGTRFICFYCNDVSFSEAELSAHLKQHTAKYQYNCPHCGQVYMRRNCLVKHIERLHSQNITQGAAKPGMTKSSHVPVSSALPSVLTADPSTLLPLVRVTVPTPSTPAYRHGKDEHKGKTLDTNLLIATNGNAEPLPPLNGLIQHNRALTVSLPEEVTIPAGCLVELVEVKTVNGTKELKLRLVSQQENESVIKDGRTAVSQNTALGKPLSSALNHSKTVKSTSMGMCTVNRKQFETKAVNVERPTVVPVSISKNLSNQVSKEKCGLKRTSQEVINLECHTVIPNKVSKSILNPVRERNSGIIITQREPVNHNAAHPTVICSRVANNLTSNLHPENMGAHVSQRAVDERKRLIQEHSKIIPPRKPCDIKSTTRDVSVAVKLEPGHAHLKSNTPKIKNEAVGVKHQSLKSISPSLSVPLAATAQVRPSAISVCPASGTARRTLSEPLSVKTPVVCNRTNSKMSSWTQEVRSNERAVEGDIPEPEGFPVISSVFSLSQQPEYVQGSMQPLVMALRRIVMNKSNNSTSRHQIKITNVSTEQVTETPTSGTQVAKKNGSLTHDRLLTQQIGQTVKVENHDKGIQHPATLTHNNPQVKEEEKNTASTNKDTLSHIPDLKSSTDEGTVSKIATHVDASMTADPLQQIPVMAKKDHDMSSKFLTVSLKRVQVGVWKKSRKGLKLRISKYKTQIPMSRLTDCTVIHPMPLKVDQLVKRPGPNQPVVVLNHPKPRAPVQGASTDTVADSGASEAVPKCQILKMRLGKVVGQKYEVMGCTVGVFP; encoded by the coding sequence ATGAAGCCTGTCAGCTACCAAAGCATGCCATCATCTGTGAGCGGTGGACATCCACACTTTGCCCTGGATCGTGTGTTAAGCACGTCCAACGTGATGTGTTGTGAGAAATGTGGATTTGCTTCCACAGACTCTGTAGCGTTCAAGAAGCACATGATTGAGCATATTGGGACACGGTTTATCTGCTTTTATTGCAACGATGTCTCATTCAGTGAGGCTGAGTTGAGCGCTCACCTGAAGCAACACACTGCAAAGTATCAATATAATTGTCCTCACTGTGGACAGGTCTACATGAGGAGGAACTGCCTTGTCAAGCACATTGAGCGTCTGCACAGTCAAAACATTACTCAAGGAGCCGCTAAGCCTGGCATGACAAAATCTTCACATGTCCCTGTCTCCAGTGCCTTACCAAGTGTGCTGACTGCTGATCCATCGACGCTCCTACCACTTGTTCGAGTGACTGTACCAACTCCCAGCACACCTGCATACAGACATGGAAAAGATGAACACAAAGGCAAAACACTGGACACAAATTTATTAATTGCCACTAACGGCAATGCAGAACCGTTGCCACCTCTGAATGGACTCATTCAGCACAACAGAGCTTTAACTGTATCACTTCCAGAGGAAGTAACAATCCCTGCTGGCTGCTTGGTTGAACTTGTTGAGGTGAAAACTGTTAATGGGACAAAGGAGCTAAAACTGAGGCTTGTCTCTCAACAAGAAAACGAGTCTGTGATAAAAGACGGAAGGACAGCCGTATCTCAAAACACTGCACTGGGAAAACCGTTATCATCTGCATTAAATCATTCAAAAACAGTAAAGTCTACGAGTATGGGGATGTGCACAgtaaacaggaaacagtttgAAACAAAGGCTGTGAATGTGGAGCGTCCCACTGTTGTCCCAGTCAGTATTTCCAAAAACCTTTCAAATCAAGTAAGCAAAGAAAAATGTGGATTGAAAAGAACATCTCAAGAAGTTATCAACCTGGAATGTCACACAGTCATCCCAAACAAAGTTTCCAAAAGCATCCTCAATCctgtgagagaaagaaatagtGGGATCATCATCACGCAGAGAGAACCTGTAAACCACAATGCTGCACATCCCACTGTCATCTGCAGCAGGGTCGCCAACAATCTGACAAGCAACCTGCATCCAGAAAACATGGGAGCACATGTGTCTCAGAGAGCAGTGGACGAGAGGAAAAGACTTATTCAAGAGCATTCCAAGATTATTCCACCCAGGAAGCCATGTGACATAAAAAGCACTACTCGAGACGTGTCTGTGGCGGTGAAACTGGAACCTGGGCACGCACACCTTAAAAGCAACACtccaaaaataaagaatgagGCAGTGGGTGTGAAGCACCAAAGTTTGAAATCAATTTCTCCTTCTTTGAGTGTCCCCTTAGCTGCAACTGCTCAAGTGAGACCTTCAGCGATCTCTGTGTGTCCCGCATCTGGCACCGCACGGAGGACTCTAAGTGAGCCCCTGTCAGTCAAAACACCTGTGGTTTGTAATCGcacaaattcaaaaatgtcaTCTTGGACTCAGGAAGTCAGATCCAACGAGAGGGCAGTTGAAGGAGACATCCCAGAACCAGAGGGGTTTCCTGTCATCTCCTCTGTGTTTTCGTTGAGTCAACAACCAGAATACGTCCAAGGCTCCATGCAGCCGCTGGTGATGGCTCTGCGTCGCATAGTGATGAATAAAAGTAACAACAGTACCTCTCGGCATCAAATCAAGATAACAAACGTCAGCACAGAGCAAGTGACGGAGACACCGACGTCGGGCACGCAGGTGGCCAAAAAAAATGGATCCTTGACCCATGACCGCTTACTGACACAGCAGATCGGTCAGACGGTGAAAGTAGAAAACCACGACAAAGGTATTCAACACCCTGCCACACTGACCCACAACAATCCTCAagtcaaagaagaagaaaaaaacactgcgTCAACAAACAAAGATACACTCAGTCACATTCCTGACTTAAAATCTTCAACAGACGAGGGAACAGTTTCTAAAATTGCCACACATGTAGATGCGTCTATGACTGCGGACCCTCTACAGCAAATACCTGTTATGGCAAAAAAGGATCATGACATGTCTTCAAAATTCCTGACTGTCTCTTTGAAAAGGGTTCAAGTAGGCGTGTGGAAGAAAAGCAGGAAAGGACTGAAACttagaatatcaaaatataaGACTCAGATACCCATGAGCCGTCTGACTGACTGTACAGTTATTCACCCGATGCCGCTGAAGGTGGACCAACTGGTGAAACGACCAGGCCCAAACCAGCCCGTGGTGGTGCTCAATCACCCAAAGCCCCGGGCCCCCGTACAGGGAGCAAGTACAGACACAGTTGCTGACTCAGGAGCCTCCGAGGCAGTTCCAAAGTGCCAAATCTTAAAAATGAGGCTGGGCAAAGTGGTGGGTCAGAAATATGAGGTGATGGGGTGCACTGTAGGGGTTTTTCCATAA